From the Paraflavitalea soli genome, the window AAATAAGCGCTTACAGTTACTGCACCGGTATATGGTTTATTGCTTTGGGGATCTATGACGCCATCCGGCTGCAGGCGAATGGAACCGCCGGCTGCCGGTACGGTCACTTCGCCGCCACTGGCGCCGTTGATGACACCGGCTACGGTTTTGGGTATTAGTTCAATTGCGACTGGGTTATTCTTTTCAACTTCGGAAATAATGGTTTTAGTACCGGTAAAGTAGCCGGCTTTTTCCACCTTTACCAGGGTCGCATTTTGGTCAACATATATATTGCGGAGGCTAAAGTATCCATCTGCATCAGTGGCGATGATAGTGGAACCGGCCGTAACTTTTGCACCGGTTACAGGCTGCCTGTTTTCATCAGTCACGCGGCCGGAGAGGGTAACTCTTACAAATTCGGCCTGGTGGCCGGAACCTGTGCCGCTATCTGTCTTTTGACAGGCATAGAGTACTGCAAAAAGCAATACAAGGAGGGAGAACAGGCGAATGCCTTTCATAAATAATGGATTTGTTTAGGGTTTTAAGTGCTAACATACAAGGATAGCTAAAATCGGGGGATGGTGCAAGTGTTTGATATACAATAAATAATGCCATCTGTGCGGCCGTGATGCTCTGGCAGATACATATATTAAAAGAGCTATAAGGGCATTAAAAAAGCGACCCCGCCTGCGCGGAGTCGCTTTTAGTTATATAGGTGACGGCTACACTTAGATGTGCTGCTCGATCTTCTTTACGAAGTTTGCTTTCGGTTGGGCGCCTACCAGCTTGTCTACCACTTTGCCACCTTTGATGAAAAGGATAGCAGGGATAGAGGTGATACCGTAATTAACAGATATCTGCGGATTGTGATCTACGTTCACTTTACCCACATTGATCTTACCGGTATATTCTTTAGAGAGGTCTTCAATAACTGGCCCAATTGCACGGCAAGGTCCACACCACTCAGCCCAAAAGTCTACCACGGTCAATTTATCGGAAGCGATCACCTTCTCCTGGAAGTTCGCGTCGGTGAATTCTAAAGCCATAAATCTAAATTTAGTTGTAAAGTTAATTATTTTATTGCTTGATCGTAAGCCTGGAGCGGGTTTCCCTTTGTGGGACTCTTTCCGAAACTTACTACTAAGAACCGACAAATTTATAACCAATTCGGTATACCTGCCCGTATGTCGTTATCCACATTTACACAGTGACAACCTGTACATCTACCTCGGGTTTATTCTGCAACCAGGCCGTCATTTCGTCATTCATTTCAAATCCAGTCTCCAAACTATACAGGCTGATCTTGTATTGCTTCTTCATCTCCTTGATATTGAACTTCAAACCAGCCTTACCGGGATGGGTTTTAACATTCTTTTCAATAAAGTTGACCATGTCCTCACTGATATGCCTTGCTTCGATATCTAATATAACCTGTTTCGTGAGGGATTGTTTGATGCTTTCCAGTAAAACGATCTTATCGACCTTAAATTCAAATTCTACTTTGTTAAATCTGGGTTTGAAAAAACCGGTTATGAATAGGTTTTTGCCTTTTTCCATGTAGTGGTTAAAACGCATATAGTCGTCACTCCAGAGCATGAACTCACTTTTGCCGGTATAATCCTCCACAATAAAGGAGGCGAATTGCCGCCCGGTTTTGGTTACCCGGTGTTGGGCATCAGTAACCAGGCCAGCCAGGCGGAAGGAACGACCAGGATTAGACTGCATACCAATGGAGTCCTTAAATTCATTGAAATCCTGCAGGGTGGTAAAGCCGTAGTGCTTTATTTCAAAACGGAAATGGTCGAGCGGGTGGCCGCTGATGAACATGCCGGTCACCTCTTTTTCCCGGTCCAGCAGTTCGGTTAATGTCCAGGGCTCACAAGGCGGTATTTTAGGCAGGGGGATATCCAGTGCTTTGGGCAGATCGCCAAAAAGGGTATTGGCTGTACTGTTGTTTTCGAGCTGGTAAATATTCCCAAATTTGATGATCTTTTCGAGGCCGGAGGCTGTTTCGCCTTGTGGAATGGTGAAATATTGGGCCCGGTGGAACTCTTTAAAGCTATCGAAAGCACCGGCATAGACCAAGCATTCCAATGTCTTTTTGTTTACAGCGCGTTGGTTCACGCGCTTGATCATATCAAAAATATTGTTAAATCGACCATTGGCCTCCCGTTCAGCAATGATATTGTCCACAGCTGCTTCACCCACCCCTTTCAATCCACCCAATCCTACGCGGATATGGCCTTCCAGGTTTACAGAGAAGCCTTTGAAAGATTCATTGATATCAGGACCCAGTACCATCTTGCCCATCCGTTTACATTCTTCCATGAAGAAAGTGAGCTTTTCAATGGCGCCGGCGTTGTTCAGTACGGCCGCCATGTATTCGGAAGGGTAATGGGCTTTGAGGTAGGCGGTTTGATAGGCTACAAAAGCATAACAGGTAGAGTGCGATTTATTGAAGGCGTATTGGGCAAAGGCCTCCCAGTCGGTCCACACTTTTTCGAGCTTGTCGGCAGGATGTCCTTTATCGGCGCCTCCTTTGATAAACTGGGCTTTCATTTTATCCAGTACGGCCTTTTGTTTTTTACCCATGGCCTTTCGCAGTACATCGGCGTCCCCTTTACTAAAGCCGGCCAATTTCTGGGCCAGCAACATTACCTGTTCCTGGTAAACGGTAATACCATAGGTGTCTGCCAGGTATTCTTCCATTTCCGGAATGTCGTAAGTGATCGGCTCGCGACCATGTTTCCGGTCAATAAAGTTAGGGATATAGGCCAGCGGACCGGGACGGTACAAGGCGTTCATCGCGATGAGATCCGCAAACTGGTCAGGCTTCAGGTCGCGCAGGTATTTTTGCATACCGGGACTTTCAAACTGGAAAGTACCGATGGTATCTGCTTTTTGGTAGATCTCATAGGTCTTCGCATCATCCAGGGGGATATCGTCAATCACGATATCCACGCCATGGTTCTGCTTGATCATGTGCAGCGCGTTCTTGATGATGGTGAGGGTCTTCAGACCCAGGAAGTCCATCTTGATGACGCCGGCATCTTCAATGATACTGCCTTCAAACTGGGTTACCCAGAGGGAAGAGTCTTTGGCTACAGATACAGGGATCAGTTCTGTGAGGTCTTTGGGGGCAATGATGATACCGGCTGCGTGGATACCGGTATTGCGTACAGAGCCTTCCAAACGTTCGGCTTCATGCAATACCGATCCGTTCAGGGTATCGCTTTTATAGATCTCGCGTATGCGTCTTACATTTTCCAGTTCATCGGGCCCTAAGCCCTCTTTTTCTTCCAACGATTTCTCTCCATCTTTGGCCGTAATGGGGGCTTTTAGCACACGCCCCAGTTCAATCCCGGGTTTATCGGGCACCAGTTTGGCCAGGGCATTCGATTCGGCCAGCGGCAGGTCAAGTGCGCGGGCCACATCCTTGATACTCATTTTGGCAGCCATGGTACCATAGGTAATGATCTGGGCTACCTGTGCTTTACCATATTTATCTACCACATAGTCGATCACTTTCTGACGGCCTTCATCATCGAAGTCCGTATCAATATCCGGCATGGACTTACGATCGGGGTTCAGAAAACGTTCGAACAGGAGGTTGTACTTGATGGGATCGATATTGGTGATGCCGATACAATAAGCTACCACACTACCGGCTGCCGAACCCCGGCCAGGGCCGATGAATACACCCAGGTCGCGCCCTGCTTTGATGAAGTCACTCACGATCAGGAAGTAACCGGCAAACCCCATGGTTTTGATGGTGAACAGTTCAAAGTCCAGGCGTTCTGTTATTTCAGGGGTCAGTTCTGAATAGCGTTTCCTGGCGCCTTCATAGGTAAGGTAATGCAGATAGGTCCATTGATTCAGGTTACTATCCTCGGTAGTCTGGAACTCTTTGGGTAGCGGGAAGGCGGGCAGCAGGATGTCCTTTTTCAGGTTCAGCACTTCTACCCGGTCAACGATCATATTGGTATTGTCGATAGACTCGGGAATGTCGCTGAAGAGTTGCTTCATTTCATCCTGTGTCTTGAAATAGAATTGATCGTTGGGAAATTTGAAGCGCCGTTCTTTTACGTTGAGGTCGTCGTTTATAATATCGTCGTACCCGGGCGTACTTTTCTTTTCACCGGTGTTGATACAAAGCAGGATGTCGTGGGCATTGTAATCATCCCGGTCGGTATAGTGACTATCATTGGTGGCAATGATGGGCACGTTGAACTTCTTCGCAAATTTGAGCAATACTTCATTGATCTGGATCTGCTCTTTAATATCGTGGCGCTGGACCTCGATAAAATAATCTTCGCCAAACAGGTCGAGCCACCATTTGAATTCTGTTTCTGCTTTATCTTCCCCATCGTGCAGGATGGTTTGCGGTACATAGGCACCGATGCAACAAGTAGTAGCGATCAACCCTTCATGGTATTGCTCGATCAGTTTTTTATCGATCCGGGGGTATTTGCTGTACATCCCCTCGATATAGCCCAGTGAAGTGAGTTTGATGAGGTTCTGATAACCTTGTTTGTTTTTTGCCAGCAAAACCTGGTGGTAACGCTCGTCTTTTACTTCTTTGGAGAATACCTTGCGGTGACGGTCTTCCACCACATAGAATTCGCATCCTACAATGGGTTTTACCTTCAGCGAGCCATCTTCATTTTTATGCTTATAGGCTTCCGATACAAATTCAAAGGCGCCAAACATATTGCCGTGATCGGTAATGGCAATGGCAGGCTGGCCATCTTTAATGGCCTTTTTGTACAATGATTGAATAGATGCTGCTCCATCGAGCAGGGAAAACTGGGTATGGACGTGAAGGTGAGAGAATTTACACATTAAATCGGCGTTTTCAGATTCCTGGTTAGTGATAACACAAAGTCAAGGGCAAAGTTCCTGAAGAATTGCTAAACAAATGACAATATTTCCCCACAGGTTGTGAACCCGTGAATCGGCAATCGGCAGTCGGCAATCGGAAATGGTCGTTGATTTCTTAAAAACATGCTAAAAGGCCTCGTGTTACTTCGCAATTGCGCAGATCGGGGGTTATTGCCGATTCACGACTGCCAATTGCCGTTTTGGCAATGTATTTGTTATCTTTGCGCGATTTATTTTTAATAGGTGGCCGATGTATAATATGTTAAAATATGGATGCCTGATCATGTTGGTGGCCCTGGCCGCAACTAGTTGCAGTACCCAGCGTAAACCTACTGCTGCTGCTCCCGCCGGCGCCAGTAAGCGGTCTGTCTCCGGATCGCCCCGCTTCATTGAAAATATCTCCATCAAGCCGGGTGATAGTTCCCGCCGTTATACCATGGGGAATGGGTCCAATGAAAGGTATACTACCGGCCACTCTGTTCATACAGGCTCATCCGTTGAATTGAGCGATCCCCTCCAGTTTAAATATTCCATCCTGCTCGACTCGCCGGTAGAAGAGCTTACAGATGGCAAAATGATCAGTTTTATTGAAGATTGGTACGGTACACGCTATAAATACGGCGGCAATGATAAAAATGGCGTGGATTGTTCTGCCTTTGCCCAAACATTTATCCTGGCTATGTATGGCCTGATGCTGCCACGTACTTCTGTGCAGCAATACCAGCAAAGTAAACGTCTTCGCAAGGAAGAACTACAGGAAGGCGACCTCGTTTTCTTCAAGACCCGTGGCCGTAAAGCGGGTATTTCGCATGTAGGCGTTTACCTGCGCAATAATAAATTTGTTCATGCCTCTACCTCGGGAGGTGTTATGATCAATGATATCGGCGAAGGCTATTATTCCACCCATTATGCAGGTGCGGGGCGCATCCGCGAATAAGGTCAGTTCATTGGTCCGCTAATGGCTAACAGGTATTCCATCACCGTATCCGTTTCGAATATTCTTCCAGCTTTTCCTTTTCGGCCCTGGTAAGGCTGCGCATACCGCTTTTATTGATCTTGTCCAGTATCCTGTCTATCTCCTGCTGCCGGTTATGCTGTTCTTCATTGTATTTGTTGTCAATGGTATAATGGCGCTGGTGTGATTTGTAGAAGAAATTATCGACCAGCAGAAAATGCGGTCTGGTGATGATGAGGTAAATGAATGTGATGGCAGGTACTGAAATGATCAGGATGGTCACATAATTTTCAAGCAGTGCAGATGGTTTCATCAGGAGGGCCACCACCATACCGATCAAGGCCCCGCCAAGATGGGAGTCATATCCTATATTGCCTGTTCTTGACCGGATACCATAAATAGAGATCAGCATGTACAGCAATCCAAATAGCCAGCCGGGCATTGGAATAAAAAACAACCCGACAGGGAGGCCAGGCACCAATGCAATGCTGGCAAAAATGACCCCGGATATGGCGCCCGAAGCGCCTACAGAACTATAATCGCCACTGTGGCGGTGAATAAACAGGGAGAGCAGGTCGCCACCAACCAGGCTTACAAAATAAATGATAAGAAAACCCCACCAGTCCAACACCGCACCGAGTGTTCCACTGAAGAAATAAAGCGCGAGCATGTTGAAGATGAGGTGCAGCCAGCCTGCATGCAAAAAGCCAGAGGTGATCAGCCGGTTGTATTGCCTGTACAGCAGGATGCCGTCTACATTAAATTTATATCGGTCAAAGAATACTTCATTGCCAAACCCCTTCCAGGAGAAGAGCACATTGGATACTATCAGCAGAAATATAATAATACCGGTTATCATGATTGCGCAGGACCAATTTTTGAGCCAACGGATAAGTACTTTCTTCCGAAATATATTGATCCTTTGGCAAAATGACAAATACTTGCGGTGTAAACGAGCTTTTAACCTAAACTATCGGCAAACTTCCGTTTTTTTGATACTTTTATTAAAACATCTCAATGAGCCACTCCGGGTTACGGACCGACAAACATTGCCTGAATTGTGGCACCCTTGTTCAGGAAAGGTATTGTTCCCATTGCGGACAGGAAAATGTAGAACCCAAAGAATCCTTATGGCATTTGATCAGGCATTTCTTTGAAGATGTGACGCACTACGACTCAAAGTTTACCAGGTTCTTTAAATACCTCATTACGAGACCAGGTTATCTTACCCAGGAATACCTGGCAGGGCATCGGGCCACCAATCTCAACCCGATCAGGGCTTACATTTTCATCTCCTTTGTCTTTTTCCTGGTATTGTTTTCAGGAAAAAAGGAAGAAGCCCCACAGGAAACCAAAGAAGAAGAGTTGGCGCTCGTAAAGCAGCAAATGGCAGAAGGTTTGAGGAATGCTGCCAGGAGCCATACGCCATTGAACCTGTACGACAGTACTAAAAACGCCGTGATGGAAGACCTGGCAAGATCCCTCACCGCTGAAGATACCCCCATTAAGAAGGAACAAACAATAGCCTTTGGTCTTAGCCAGAACGGCATAAAGTTTACCTTACAGGACAACCGGTATCAAAACGTACAGGAATATGATTCCGTTCAAAGCACACTGGCCGATACTTCCCAGGACAAAGACAAAGGGATCATGAAATGGATCATTCGTACCAATCTCCGGTTAAAGGATGATTATGGCAGCCGGCGCAACGTGATGCTGGAGGAAAACTTTCAGCACAGTGTTCCCAAAATAATGTTCGTCCTCCTGCCCTTGTTTGCCTTGTATGTATGGCTGTTTTTCAGTCGTAAGAAATACTACTATACACAACACGTTATCTTTTCCATCCATTTCCATTCTTTCGTTTTCCTGCTGCTCCTGTTAATGAAGCTGGTAAAATGGATCTTCCCCAATGAGTGGTTTGGCCTGATACTGGATATTATTACAGTTTTGATACTGTTCATCTACCTGGCCATTGCTTTAAAGAACGCCTATAAACAGTCATTCGGGTTGTCGCTTACCAAAGCAATTGGGGTTAGTCTGCTGTATCTTGTTTCGTTGGTAGCGGCTGTTACTTTATTGGCCTTGTTTACTTTTCTTACAGCGTAATAGACCAGTAGTTGACTGTTAACTTATGGTTGATGAAAATAACCTGATCTCTATATGCACTTTACAAAGCATTTGTTGCTTCTCTTTTTATTGATACTTACTGTAACTATGGCCACTTCCCAACAAAAAGTGGCTGTCTACGCTATTGGCAAACCCGGTATCGAAGAATATGAACGATTTGCCTTTTGGACCAAAGATGGTAAACGAGAGCGCATTGATTACGCTTACGGTAAAGAAGGGAAAGAGGTAAAAATCCAATATATACGGAAAGACCTATTCAAAGGCGACTCTTGCTTTGTAGTCAGGTTTGTTAACAACTACCAGCTTTATGTAATACCCCAGGGACTAACTTTAAAAGTAATTGACGGAACAGGGAAATATGAGAAGCTTTTTTCCTGGGAATATGAAGGGCCAGTCAATGGTATTGGTACCTTTTGTACAGTATGTGCCGAAGACGAAATGGATGCTATGAAAATAATAAAGGCATCCTATTTGAAATAGAATGCCTTTTGCATAAAACTATCTTCTGTAGATATTATCTCACCTGCTTGTTATTCACGTAGAAATTCCTGTCCACCTCAAAGGTTTTACCATCATACCAATCTGCCAGTTTCAATGACTGCCATGCTTCGGTAGGCGTGATCAGTTGGGTGCGCTCAACACCCAACTTTACTTTCACCGGCATGGTAAATCCTTTGATACAATTCACATAACGGAATTCGATACCGCCAGCCGTTGTTTTGTATTCGAGTGTGGGTATCTGCGTAGTGCGCAGGTATTGATCGAATACTTTGGAGAGATCGAGACCAGCCTGTTTACTGATATAGGCTTCCACGTCTTTGGTATCGGTGGTTTTGTGGTAATACTCTTTATTGAGCCCCCTTAATAGCTGGCGGAACTTTTCATCATCGCCAATAATATTACGGATGGTGTGCAGCAGGTTACCTCCTTTGTAATACATGTCGCCGCTGCCTTCCTGGTTCACGCCATAATGGCCGATGATGGGAATATCGTTTTGAATGGCTTTGCGGGTGCCAATGCAATAATCATTACCTGCCTCCACGCCAAATTCACAGGTGGTGTAGATGGTTTCAGAATAATTGGTAAATCCTTCATGCAACCACATATCGGCAATATCATTGCTGGTAATATTGTTGGCAAACCACTCATGACCGCTTTCATGCACCAGGATAAAATCCCATTTATTACCCCAGCCAGTACCTGACAGGTCGCGGCCGCGGTAACCATTCTGAAATCCATTGCCATACGCTACGGCGCTTTGGTGCTCCATGCCGAGGTGCGGGGCTTCTACCAACTTATAACTGTCTTCATAAAAAGGGTAGGGACCAAACCAATGCTCAAAACATTGCAGCATTTTAGGCGCCTGTTTGAATTGTTCCTTTGCTTTGTCGAGGTTATAATCCAATACCCAATAATCGCAGTCCAACTTGCCCTTTTCGCCGGGAAAGTCTTCATGCCAGGTTACATACTTGCCGATATAAGGAATGATATTGTAGTTGTTGATTGGGTTGGTGACCACCCATGACCAGGTGGTAAGTCCATTACCGGCAGCGTGCTTATCGGCCAGGCGACCGTTTCCGACAGCTACCAGCGAATCGGGCACCGTAATGGAAAGAGAAGCGCCTTTGTCGGGCTCATCACTTTGGTGATCTTTACAGGGATACCAAACACTGGCGCCGAGGCCCTGACAGGCTACGCTCATCCAGGGACGGCCTTGCTTGTCTTTGGTCCATATCCAGCCACCATCCCAGGGTGGGCGCACAGCTTCGCGGGGCTTGCCATGAAAATGGAGGGCCAAAACAGGATCTTCGCTATCGAGGTGTTTTTGAAACTCCTTTGTTTCTACCCACCAGGCATTGCCTTCGCGGCGAATGGGGGCCGCAAAACGTTTTATGTTTTTTCCTGCCACGAGGTCAAATACCACACTGTCGAGGATCATTGGTTCCTGCAGGTCTATCTGCATAATGGTGGTAGTCGCTTTACCACTCTTTTTGATGTGCATGTATACCTTGCCGCTGATGGTTTTGTTGTTATAATCGGGCGTTACATGAACATCGTACCGTTGTACATCCCACCAGGTGCGTTCGGGGCGAAGACTACCCCGCAGGCTATCCTGCCGGGTAAAGCCTTTTTTCTGGCTTAAGGGTTGTGCTGAAACGGAAAAACCAACAAAAAGCAGCAGGAAACAACACATGAGTGTAGCCTGTAAAGCACGGCAGGTGATAATTTTTGAGCAGATCAAAGCGATATGTTTTTGAAATGCTAAATTTAGCGCAGAATATGAAAGCTAACCCACTAATTTTTATAATCGGCTTTTTCTCTATGATCCTGGCTACCGCCTGCGGCGGAAGCGCTGGCGGATACAAACAGGTTTTCAGGTACAATGAGTACAGCGGTATTGCTTCGCTCGACCCCGCTTTTGCCAAAAACCAGTCGGTGATCTGGGCCGTGCACCAGTTGTACAGTACGCTGGTGGAAACGGATAATGAACTGCGGATCGTGCCCTCCCTGGCTTATCGCTGGGATGTGTCGGCCGACAGA encodes:
- the dnaE gene encoding DNA polymerase III subunit alpha, translated to MCKFSHLHVHTQFSLLDGAASIQSLYKKAIKDGQPAIAITDHGNMFGAFEFVSEAYKHKNEDGSLKVKPIVGCEFYVVEDRHRKVFSKEVKDERYHQVLLAKNKQGYQNLIKLTSLGYIEGMYSKYPRIDKKLIEQYHEGLIATTCCIGAYVPQTILHDGEDKAETEFKWWLDLFGEDYFIEVQRHDIKEQIQINEVLLKFAKKFNVPIIATNDSHYTDRDDYNAHDILLCINTGEKKSTPGYDDIINDDLNVKERRFKFPNDQFYFKTQDEMKQLFSDIPESIDNTNMIVDRVEVLNLKKDILLPAFPLPKEFQTTEDSNLNQWTYLHYLTYEGARKRYSELTPEITERLDFELFTIKTMGFAGYFLIVSDFIKAGRDLGVFIGPGRGSAAGSVVAYCIGITNIDPIKYNLLFERFLNPDRKSMPDIDTDFDDEGRQKVIDYVVDKYGKAQVAQIITYGTMAAKMSIKDVARALDLPLAESNALAKLVPDKPGIELGRVLKAPITAKDGEKSLEEKEGLGPDELENVRRIREIYKSDTLNGSVLHEAERLEGSVRNTGIHAAGIIIAPKDLTELIPVSVAKDSSLWVTQFEGSIIEDAGVIKMDFLGLKTLTIIKNALHMIKQNHGVDIVIDDIPLDDAKTYEIYQKADTIGTFQFESPGMQKYLRDLKPDQFADLIAMNALYRPGPLAYIPNFIDRKHGREPITYDIPEMEEYLADTYGITVYQEQVMLLAQKLAGFSKGDADVLRKAMGKKQKAVLDKMKAQFIKGGADKGHPADKLEKVWTDWEAFAQYAFNKSHSTCYAFVAYQTAYLKAHYPSEYMAAVLNNAGAIEKLTFFMEECKRMGKMVLGPDINESFKGFSVNLEGHIRVGLGGLKGVGEAAVDNIIAEREANGRFNNIFDMIKRVNQRAVNKKTLECLVYAGAFDSFKEFHRAQYFTIPQGETASGLEKIIKFGNIYQLENNSTANTLFGDLPKALDIPLPKIPPCEPWTLTELLDREKEVTGMFISGHPLDHFRFEIKHYGFTTLQDFNEFKDSIGMQSNPGRSFRLAGLVTDAQHRVTKTGRQFASFIVEDYTGKSEFMLWSDDYMRFNHYMEKGKNLFITGFFKPRFNKVEFEFKVDKIVLLESIKQSLTKQVILDIEARHISEDMVNFIEKNVKTHPGKAGLKFNIKEMKKQYKISLYSLETGFEMNDEMTAWLQNKPEVDVQVVTV
- a CDS encoding rhomboid family protein, translated to MITGIIIFLLIVSNVLFSWKGFGNEVFFDRYKFNVDGILLYRQYNRLITSGFLHAGWLHLIFNMLALYFFSGTLGAVLDWWGFLIIYFVSLVGGDLLSLFIHRHSGDYSSVGASGAISGVIFASIALVPGLPVGLFFIPMPGWLFGLLYMLISIYGIRSRTGNIGYDSHLGGALIGMVVALLMKPSALLENYVTILIISVPAITFIYLIITRPHFLLVDNFFYKSHQRHYTIDNKYNEEQHNRQQEIDRILDKINKSGMRSLTRAEKEKLEEYSKRIR
- a CDS encoding C40 family peptidase, whose product is MYNMLKYGCLIMLVALAATSCSTQRKPTAAAPAGASKRSVSGSPRFIENISIKPGDSSRRYTMGNGSNERYTTGHSVHTGSSVELSDPLQFKYSILLDSPVEELTDGKMISFIEDWYGTRYKYGGNDKNGVDCSAFAQTFILAMYGLMLPRTSVQQYQQSKRLRKEELQEGDLVFFKTRGRKAGISHVGVYLRNNKFVHASTSGGVMINDIGEGYYSTHYAGAGRIRE
- the trxA gene encoding thioredoxin; this encodes MALEFTDANFQEKVIASDKLTVVDFWAEWCGPCRAIGPVIEDLSKEYTGKINVGKVNVDHNPQISVNYGITSIPAILFIKGGKVVDKLVGAQPKANFVKKIEQHI
- a CDS encoding M1 family metallopeptidase, translating into MICSKIITCRALQATLMCCFLLLFVGFSVSAQPLSQKKGFTRQDSLRGSLRPERTWWDVQRYDVHVTPDYNNKTISGKVYMHIKKSGKATTTIMQIDLQEPMILDSVVFDLVAGKNIKRFAAPIRREGNAWWVETKEFQKHLDSEDPVLALHFHGKPREAVRPPWDGGWIWTKDKQGRPWMSVACQGLGASVWYPCKDHQSDEPDKGASLSITVPDSLVAVGNGRLADKHAAGNGLTTWSWVVTNPINNYNIIPYIGKYVTWHEDFPGEKGKLDCDYWVLDYNLDKAKEQFKQAPKMLQCFEHWFGPYPFYEDSYKLVEAPHLGMEHQSAVAYGNGFQNGYRGRDLSGTGWGNKWDFILVHESGHEWFANNITSNDIADMWLHEGFTNYSETIYTTCEFGVEAGNDYCIGTRKAIQNDIPIIGHYGVNQEGSGDMYYKGGNLLHTIRNIIGDDEKFRQLLRGLNKEYYHKTTDTKDVEAYISKQAGLDLSKVFDQYLRTTQIPTLEYKTTAGGIEFRYVNCIKGFTMPVKVKLGVERTQLITPTEAWQSLKLADWYDGKTFEVDRNFYVNNKQVR
- a CDS encoding DUF3667 domain-containing protein, producing the protein MSHSGLRTDKHCLNCGTLVQERYCSHCGQENVEPKESLWHLIRHFFEDVTHYDSKFTRFFKYLITRPGYLTQEYLAGHRATNLNPIRAYIFISFVFFLVLFSGKKEEAPQETKEEELALVKQQMAEGLRNAARSHTPLNLYDSTKNAVMEDLARSLTAEDTPIKKEQTIAFGLSQNGIKFTLQDNRYQNVQEYDSVQSTLADTSQDKDKGIMKWIIRTNLRLKDDYGSRRNVMLEENFQHSVPKIMFVLLPLFALYVWLFFSRKKYYYTQHVIFSIHFHSFVFLLLLLMKLVKWIFPNEWFGLILDIITVLILFIYLAIALKNAYKQSFGLSLTKAIGVSLLYLVSLVAAVTLLALFTFLTA